The following proteins are co-located in the Vigna angularis cultivar LongXiaoDou No.4 chromosome 2, ASM1680809v1, whole genome shotgun sequence genome:
- the LOC128193372 gene encoding peroxidase 66-like has protein sequence MMKINVIWPLFYIIVPLAFGELKVGFYDSSCPKAESIVNKLVQNRFDRDKTITAALLRLHFHDCAVRIVTRELHDGSERHVIMNERQVERDQGHVELDQQEVESRRSTRIRKENSLLKGFARRPSVHAADNIFGILFRYISLTESINFFLYCC, from the exons atgatgaaGATCAATGTAATATGGCCCTTGTTTTACATCATAGTTCCCTTAGCATTTGGGGAGTTGAAGGTTGGATTCTATGATTCTTCATGCCCAAAAGCAGAGTCCATTGTCAATAAACTTGTGCAGAATCGATTCGATCGTGACAAGACTATTACTGCAGCTTTGCTTCGCTTGCATTTCCATGACTGTGCTGTCAGA ATTGTAACACGTGAGCTGCATGATGGGAGTGAACGACATGTTATTATGAATGAAAGACAGGTGGAACGTGATCAGGGACACGTGGAACTTGATCAGCAGGAGGTGGAGAGCAGACGCAGCACTAGGATTCGTAAGGAAAATTCTCTTTTAAAAGGATTTGCGC GACGACCCTCTGTTCATGCAGCCGATAATATTTTTGGGATTCTATTTCGTTACATTTCCCTTACAGAATCCATAAACTTCTTTTTATATTGTTGTTGA